Part of the Candidatus Moraniibacteriota bacterium genome is shown below.
GCATGCGCTTGACGAGGTACGAAATACGGGGAAAATCTCGGCGCCCTTTCTTGGTGTCCGCTCGGTTGCGATTACGCCGGAAATTCAGAAGGCGAATAATCTTCCGTTTGCATATGGAGCGCTTATAGTTCGCGGGCAGAACATTACCGATCTCGCCGTCGTGCCTGGTTCTCCGGCGGACAAGGCGGATATCGTCGAAAATGATATTGTTCTCGAGATTGATGGAACAAAAATTGATACCGATGCTCAACTTGCTGACGTGATTGCTTCGAAGCATGCGGGCGATACGGTGACGCTCAAAGTATGGCACAAGGGCGATACGAGAGATGTTGATGTGACGCTCGAGGAACGAAAGTGATGGTAGTCACTTCGTCATAAGAAACAAAAAGAAGTCTTCTAGAGAGACTTCTTTTTGAATTTAGCGTGATGCTGATTTGATGGGATTCTTCTTGACCAACATCGACGAGAGAACGGGGACGATGAGGAGGGTGAAGAAAGATGAAACGGCAAGCCCGAAGATGATGGCAGTACCGAGTGCTCGCCATAGGGCATCAGAGAGGGTGATAGGAATGAGTCCTAATATGGTGGCGAATGAAGTGATGAATATCGCTTCGATTCGAGACTTCCCGGCATCGATAATCGCTTCGGTATGTTCGAGACCGCTTGCCCAATTGAGATTCATCTTGTCTATGAGTATGATGGCGTTTTTTACGACGATGCCAAAGAGCGCGAGAATGCCGATGAGCCCCGGGAAGGAGAGGGGGACGTGGAATATCGCCATGCCAACAAAGACACCAATCATAGCAAGTGGGAGTGTTGTAAGGACGATAGCAGCTTGCTTTACAGAGTTGAATTGAATGATAAGGGTGGCAACGATAAGTGCGATGGCAATGACGAGCGCGCGCAGGATAGAAGCGACCGACTCTTGATTCTGTTCGTTTTCACCGCCATAGGAGAGGGAATAGCCATCAGGGAGATGATAGCTCTCCTTCACTTTTTTCTGAAAGGCAGTGAGGATTTCAGCGGGGCGGACATCGGTATTGACGCCGGCAGAGAGGAGAGCTGTCCGCTTCTGATCGATGCGAGTGATGGAATCGACGGAGGGTTTGAGTTCGATGGTAGCGAGATCACTGAGGCGAATCATATTGCCGGAGGCATTTCGAAATTCGATATTTCGCACATCATCGAGTGAAGGTATTGAGCGTTCGGCGAATCGGGCATTGACGCTGATTTCTTTGTTGTCGCGCAGGACAGTAGTGACTTCGATGCCGGAAATTGCCATGCGAAGCGTGCTCCCAACACTGGTTGCGTCGAGTCCGTAGTAGGCGAGACGGTCATGATTGAGTGTAAAGGTATAGTCGGCAGGAGCATTCTTGAGTGAGCTATTAATATTAGTCGTGCCTGGGATAGTCGCGAGAATGCCCTTGAGGTCGCGTGCGATTTCGTCGATGGTTTTCAAATCGTCACCCGATATTCGTGCTTCGAAGGCGGCTCCTGATGGAGGACCACCCTGCTGGCTTGCGATGCGGATATCGGCATCTTTGATGTCAGAGACGTCAGTGCGCAATGCGTCGGCAATCGCAGAAGATGTGCGACTCCGGTCATGCTTGTCGGAGAGTTTGATGACGATACCGGCGAGGTGTGAGGAATTTCCACTCGTGCTTCCGGTGCCATCTTGGGAAACGCCGGCATTTCCGACGACAGTAGAGAAATTCACAATTTCGGGATAGGCAAGAAGCTTGTGTTCAACCTGTTGCACGATAGTGTTCGTCTCATCGAGTTTGAGTCCTGTGGGAGCTTCGACATTGACAAAGATGAGATCTTCATCAGATGCGGGGAAGAATTCGACGGGCACGATGCCAAGTACGGGCAATAAGACGGCGCTTATGAAGATGGCACCGGTTCCGATGAGGACAGTCCATTTGCGCCGAGTGCTCGAAAGGACGCTTCGAAGCAATCTCTCATAGGGCGGAATAATGCGATCGAAATGGATGATGCCATGGATGAATCGGTCCTTGAGGGTGCCGTTTTCGCGATTTCCTGCTTCTTTGAGACGAGTTTTTATGAGGTTTTCGTCAGCCCATTCCGCGTCGACGAGTGCGGAATTATTTGCAAGAAGAATCTTTCCTTTGCGGAGGAAATACCAGAGTAGGAGTCGTATCGCGATAATGAATGACACTCCTGCAATGGCAAATCCCCAGAAGTTTCTGAAGGAAAGACCGTATGTGCCGAGTCCAAGGAGAAAAATCGTTGCAATGATAAACCAATTTTTGGTAAATCGAATGCGCTCAAGTGCGGCGGCAAGTGGGTGATTGATCATGAGAGCGATACCGAGAGATGCTGTCAGTGTGACAGAAACGGTGACCGGAATAGACTTGATGAATTGTCCAATAAGACCGGTTGCAAGGAGGAGCGGCAAGAATGCCCACATCGTTGTGAGCGTCGTGGTCGTGAGGACGACTTTGAAATCGCGAAGCACCAGGAGTACGGCTTCTTCTGGGGTGAATTTTCCGGTTCGGAGGTATTGTTTGGTTGCCGATACGACGACGATGGCGTCATCGACCAGGAGTCCCATGGACAAGAGAAGGGAGAAGAGCGAGAGAAAGTTGAGGGATATACCAGAGAGAAGCATCGTGCCGAAAGTGATAAAGAAAACAAGTGGAATAGTGAGTCCGGCAATGAGCGCTTCTTTCAGTCCAACGATGAGAATAAGCGTGCCAACAACGAGCCCGACCGTGAGGAAAAAGTCGCGAGTCAGTTCGTCAAAGTTTTTGCGAATTTCTTTGGCGAGGTCGACGGTCGTCGTCCATTCTACGCCTCCGGGGAAACTCGCAGATAATTGACTCATGGTCTTCTCTGCTTCATCGACAGTTTCAATGATAGATCCGCCGGTTCGTTTTGTGATATCCAATGTGACCGCGCTTGCCGGGATTGATCCACTGATAGAGAGTCGCGAGAGAACGGTTCGTTTTATGGCACGTTCTTCTACGGTAGCGATATCCTTGAGGAGTACTGCACCGCCATTTGCTGAAAATCGAATGGGAATATTTCCGAGGGTGTCTGCGTTGAAGAATCGCGCATCGGTTCGCACGGGGTAGGAGAATCGCGACCCGTCGAAAGTACCGGCGGGAACGGCGCGATTGGTAAGAGCGATAGCGCGATTGGCTTCGTCGGGGGAGATGCCAAGTGCGGAGAGTTTTGCCGGATCGTAGGCGACGGAGAATTCGCGTTCATCACCGCCGGAGACTTTTACTTCTCGGACGCCGGGGATTTTCTTGAGTTCATCACTTGCGGTGTCGGCGAGTGATCGAAGAGCGAGCCCGTCGATTGGACCGGAGAGGGCGATAGTGAGTATTGGCTGATCATCAAAAGAGACTTCCTTAACGGAAGGGTCATTGGCGTCGTCAGGGAGATCACTCTTTACTTCAGAGACCGCATCGCGAAGATTGCGAATAGCATCGTCAATCGGTTCGTTTGCTTCATATTCAACCGTGACCAATGAGAGGGAATTTGCGGAATTCGAAGTAATCTTTTTGATACCGGAGAGCCCACTAATCTTTGTCTCTATCTTTTTGGTGACGAGTTCTTCGACATCCGACGGCGAAGCGCCTGGGAACGGCGTAATGACGATGCCGACCGGAATTTTTATTTCCGGATTGGATTCGCGCGGAAGCTGGAAGAATGACCAAAGTCCCCAGATGGTGATGGCGGTAATGAGGAGGAGAATGACCCGAGGGCGCGTGACGAAGAAATTGAAAGCGCTTTTTCGGAGTGCCGGATCAAACTCGAGTTTTCTCAGGTATTCCGAATCGGAAGAGGTATCGTGTGAAGTATTTTTGGACATAGCGTGGACCGTCATGAAGATGAAGAATGAAATCTGTACGAAATATCTCGTGTCTGGGTTGTTTCAACACGCTCCTATTCCTCGGTACTTACGGAGACCCCTTCTTCGAGAATTCTTCCGCTTTCAATGATGATGTTTGTGTCGTCCGAGATGTCTGCCGAGACAATGCCTGTTTCACCAGAGACGGTCACAGAAGTGGCGATAACTTTTTTTGCTTTGCCCTCTTCTTCGATAAAGAAAAACGATCCATCTTGTCCGGTCGTGATGGCGGAAAGCGGAAGGGAAAATGTGGAAACGTTGGTCAAAGCACGCTCTGTTTTGAGGGTCACTGTTGCTATGGATCCTGCACGGAGACTTTTGTCTGAGAGTTTCGCTTCGATGGGGAATTTCCCAGTACTGGAATCAGCGATGGCGCCGAGAGAAATGATACGTGCTTCGGATGAAACATTTCCCGAGGTCACTGTAATCGTGTCGCTAAGCGCAAGTGCGTGTCGTGTGTCGGTAGACACCTGGAATCGTATCTTGGGCGCCGTGCCGGAAGCGATGGTTGCAAGTGTGGTGCCAGGTGAGACTGTGCTCCCAACAGCAACATTTTTCTCTGAAATGATGCCGGAGAGTGTTGCTCGGACAAGGGCACTGTTGCGAGCGTTGTCGAGTGCTATGGTTGCGCTTTCGAGACGAAGCTTTGCGAGGTTTCGTGCGAGTGTATTGGCAGTGCTCTTTGTGCTGTCCTTTTCAGTGAGGCGAGCGGCATCCTTGTAGGCTTTATTGGCAAGGGACACGGCAATTTCTGCCTGTCGGATAGTCTCTGATAGTAAGCCGTCTTTTGAAACGGCAGACCCAAAGGGCGTGTCGATGCGGAAGAGCATCGATCCGAGTGCGACAGTGCTACCAACCTCGAATGGGGCAGAGGAAATAGTACCGGAAGTAGTAGCAAGGAGAGTGGTTTCATTTTCGGGGACAATGACACCGGGAAGATGGTCTTCGGTAGTGGTGCTTTTGAGATCGCGCGCTTTTTTGGCGGTGACCTGAAGAGGAGTTATTTCATCGGTTTTCAAGGTTTCTTCTTGGCTTTTTGAAGTATTCTTTTGTGAGAGAAAGACCCAGACACTGCCGATGATAATGAGGAGTATTGTAAAGATCCAGAGAGTTGATCGTCGCGATTGTGGCATTGGAAACGGCATAGGAGTTTCGGCTTAAAAACAAATAAATATTCTTTGAACAATCTGCCCATTATCCTCGAAATAATCTACTTTGTCAAGATGGGGCGCCTTTTTATGAGGGCGGATATGTTTGACGAAAAGAGATTTTTTTGGTATAGCAGTGGAATATGTCTTCGAAATTTTTTCAAAAACGCGTTGAGGATTTCTCGTGCGGGCATTGCGCTGCTGCTGTATCGGGGGATGGCTATACCAATCACTGCCCGCATTGCCTGTGGAGTCGGCATGTCGACATCCATCCCGGTGATAGGCTGTCGAGATGTGGCGAGCTTATGGAACCCGTTTCAGCATTCCTCGAGCATGGCGAGTGGCAGGTACAGCACCACTGTCTCTCTTGTGGATACGAAAAAAAGAACCGCCTCGCAGCGGACGATGATATGAGTGTACTTGCCAAAATTGTTCACGGGGAGAAATAAAAAGCTCCCGATGTGATTTGTGGGAGTGGCAGCGATTGGGAATGCCATGGGAATCACATCGGGAGAAGATCTTCACGCTTGGGAGAAGGCATTGGCTGCGTGAAAGATTGGTTTGAAATCCTGAACATTGTCAGGATTCCGGAATTGGTCGGGCGGACACGGACGCATTTCGCTCGTCGCTACTTTGCATGTATTCCCGCGCCGCCCGGAGAACTGCAAGGATGGGTTGTTCCTTGCAGGGAACTTCACCCCAGATAGGGTTTGTCTGGGGTTCTTCTGTTGCCTTTGTAATCTCTGGACAGCACTTAAAGAGAACACAAAGACGTGTAGAAGCCTAGGTTGTTAAAGATTTAATACTACCTTTCTACTGTACATTTTCTGTGGCGTCAAGTGGTATGGGGAGGCGCCACTGCCAGGGGTGGTTGGGAATTTTGAAAAATTCGGCATTGTCGGGGGCGCTTTTGTCGAGTTTGTAGTGGATGTGTTGCAGGGTCTTTCCTTGCGGGTCGCGCAGTTCTATATATTGCCTCGTATTGCCAAGGGTGAAGGCAGATTCTTGATGGGTGAGTGTTTTCGACTCGCCGGGTTTGAGAAGAAAGTCTTCGTGTATAACGTGGTTTGTGAAATTCTTTGTGGTGCGTTTGGATTTGGTGGAAATGCTCCACTTCTTCAGGTTGACATTTTTCTTTGATTTGTTTTGGACGAGAATCGACTCTCGGTTGGTATCGGCGCCTTGGGGGTTTGGCATGAGAGAAACAATGCGGACTTTTGGCGCGACATATTTCTCAATTTTGACGTGGAATGTTTTCGTTTTGTCGGCGATGCCGTCGGTGTAGGTGAGCTTCACGGTGTATCGTCCGGTCTTGGCAAAAGTATGCATTGTGTCTTTCTTGTAGCTCTTGTGTCCGTCACCGAAATCCCATACGACTTTGGTTTTGTCGCGGTCTTTATCGCGAATCTTTGCGGTGAATTCCAGAGAGATTTTTGCGAAGCCTTCCTTCGGAACGGATGTTTTGGCGGAGGGGTCGTTGCCAAATCGGTTTGCTTCGCCGGGGGTGAGGAATTTGGTATTGCGCCAGGCACTACCGTCTCGGGCGAGTGAGATGTTTTCGTGAGTTGTGTCCCAAGAAATGCTGTCGGATTTGGTGCCGGTTGCATCTTCGAGCGTGACGGTTTCATGGCTATTGTTGAGCGCAAAGATGAAGTCGGGGCGGAAGATGGTAAGGAAAGCGTTTGGCTCGATGGCACTTTTGGTGGGGAAAGTGTATTTCCCGGTTTTGGAGGCGTCGCGAAGCGTCCACTTGGAGAGATCGACGGTTTTACTGCTTCGGTTTTCGAGTTCGATGAATTCGTTTTTTGATTCGTCTCCTTTTGGATTGGCGAGAATCTCGGAGAGGACAATATGCGCATCACCCACATGGTCTTTGGATGCGCCACAAAAATCGACAGATGTGTGGGAGGAGGTTTGCCTGGTTGGCAGAAAAGCTTTTTCAATGCTTGGCGCATTTGTTTTAGATATTCGGACAATCATCTCGTGAGCTTCGGGATTTCGAACATTCGGTTCGTCGCTTCGGAATGGTTTGTTCACGATGCCCCATGAGAGGGAATCGACGATTGCGTCATCTGTATCGAGGAGGGCGAGAGAGTTGTTGTCTGTGAGCGTTGCCGTGCTTGATTCTGTTGCGTGCAGGGTACTCGCAAAACTGTTTGCGGAATTTGCCCAGAGGAGTGTCGCACCAGGTGGCAACGTGTTCGATGTGTCGCCGAATACTTTGACGGATGACTCACTGCCACTCCCGATTCGTTTTCGGAGTTTCCAGCCGGAGAGGTCGAGCGCACAGTCTTCATCGTTTCGTATTTCTATGAAGTCTTCGGAAGTGGTGTCGCCTGAAGTCTGGACGGTTCGTATAAAGACATTCCAAGAGTTTTCTTGTGCTTCGGCGATTTCAGTGAGAACAAAAAAAGCGCTTCCGAGCGATATCGCGAGAAGGGCGCTCTGTTTTATATAGGCGGAGAATGCTGTGCGAGCAGTCATAGGTTAGAAGAGTCGTTTCAGGAAAGCAGTGAGTGTATCTTCAGTATTTCGAATTTTCTGGACATAGTAGCAACTGTTCTTGTTTTGTCAATATTCTGGTATACTTCCCCTAGGAGGTTGAAAGAGACTTTTTATATACGCGTATGACTGAGACAACACAAGAATCAGCTGGAGGAACTCAGAAAGATGCGAAGCCATCGTGGGTTTCGTTGTTGCTTGATATGGTCTCACGACACGCCAAGGAAGTTGTCGGCGGAGCACTTGCGATTGCCGGCACAGTCGAAGGGGATATTCGCGCATTCATTATGCGGTTTATCCGAGAGATTGTGCTGGGCATGGTGTTTCTCTTGATCGGATTTGGGTTTGTTGTGTTTGGTCTCGGAATGGCATTGGTCGAGGTGTTTCGTCTCGGACCATCGGCAGGACCGCTCGTTGTGGGGACGCTCTTCGTTGCAACGGGCGCACTTCTCTTGATGTTTTCCCGACGGTAAAGGTGGTAGCACAAGAATGCGCGTGGCAGGTTCTATTCTTCACAGAAGTATTAATGTTAATATCACTATCCTATGAATGATTTTATGGATCGAGCAAAGAAAGAAGTTGGAAAAGCGTCGGAGAAAGCTGGTGAGATGCGAGACACCGTCGTCGAGAAGGCGGGACAAGCGCGGGAGAAAATCGCCGAAACAGCGGATGATGCGCGGGAGTATGTCAAGGAAAATCCTGTTAAATCAACCGGCATAGCCCTCGGTGTTGGCGCTGCCATAGGAGCCATTGTCGGCTTCTTCACCGGGAGGAAGAAATAGTTCTCTCGTTATCATGGATTTGACACGAACCTTCTCTTCGGAGAGGGTTTTTGTTATTATGAGGACATGAATGAATTTTTCAAAAATCCGTGGACGTGGCTTCTCGTTCTGTTTGTGTTGGTTTCGGGGGGTGTGGGCATCTTCTTGTTTCGGGGAGATTCAGCAAGAGTGGTTGAGAACGAAATGCGAGATACGTCGGCGAACGCGACAAGTGAGGTGCTTTCACAAGAGGACTCCGCGGGTATTGTCGAGAAGCTCGAAGCGGGAAATGCGATGCCGAGAGAAGCGGAGAGTGGTGATAATGCGGCTAGCGCATCTAATCAAGCAATGCCAAATGAACAAGAATCTGCTTCGTCGCCAGCTTCAGCAATGGAAGTACCAACATCATCGCCGGAAGTGGCAGCGCCTTCACAGGAGCAGGAGGTAGCTGTGTCGAAACAGGATTCGGGCGGAAAATTCTCGATAGAGAATCGACTCGTATCATGGGGATTTACCAAGGCGAGCGGGCGGACAATTGATACGGTGGTCGTTCACTCGACCTACAATGCGACGGGTGGCGACCCATTCTCGGTTTCGAAAATTATTGATATCTACAAGAGCTATGGTGTGTCGCCGCATTATCTGGTCGCGCGAGATGGCGCGGTGTATCGCATGGTTGAAGAAAAGAATATTGCCTACCATGCAGGGGATTCCGAGATGCCCGACGGTCGGACGAATGTGAATGCGTTTTCGATTGGCATCGAAGTAATTGGGAAGGATAACGGCAGCCCGAGTGATGCGCAGTATGTCTCGCTCAAAAAACTTCTTGCCGATATCAAGAGTCGAAATAGCATCAAACATATCGTGGGACACAGTGATATCGCGCCGGGAAGAAAGACTGATCCGTGGGGATTTGATTGGAAAAAGATAGGTGGAAAAATTTTGTAGAGACGCAAGATTTTGCGTCTTTCGGTATTTGGATTTTTATGCAGAAGCAACAAGAGTGCAGGTTTCTTTTTCATGTTGAGGAAGTGGCGACACATGTCGTTTTGTTTCGTGGCGCGGAGGAAATCGGGCGGGTACGCATCGAGCCCAATCGGGAGTTGTTGGAGAAAATTTTGCCAGTGATTGACGGGCTTCTTTTGGAACATAAACTTTTGCCGAGCGACATCACTGATATAAAAGTTGAATCGGAGTTGCCGGATGGCTATTCCTCTCGCCGTATCGCAGAGACGGTCGCGGGTGTGTGGAAGCGATTTAAGCGTTCTTGAGGGGCAGTAACATTTGAGATTGTTTCAGTTGTAATAGAATTCAGGAACTTACTATTGACAAATATAAATTATTTGTTTAGTATAAGGAAGTTATTTTGACAACTACAAGAGAGGTATTTTCTCAATGTGTCTTGCAGATTTTCCGGAAAGAAAAAGTTTTTGGGTTGATGTGGTTGTACATAGAAAGGAAGGAAGTGATCGGAGTTCATTTCTCGTTCCGAGTGTTGCTCGTGCATTGGAATGTGCACAAAGGTACTACTCGGATTTTTCAGGAACAGGAGAAATACTCCTCTTTGTTGAAAGAGGTGATAGTGGCTATGAAAAAGAATCCTTGTTATTCGTTCATTTCAACAGAGGAGAATACGATGGCGACGCAGTGTAAGTCTAGGAAAGGAAAGGGGAAACGCGAGCATGCACCGAGAGATGTTGCCGTGAAGAGTGGCTTGCAGCAAGGGTATTTCGCAAAAAAGTACGCCGGCAGTATATCGTCGAAAGTTTCATTCTCTTCAGCTCACGCCCACGCTGAATGGCAGCGTCGGCAGGACAATGATGGAATATGACAGAGGTAGGTAGCTGAACTTAAATTTATTGGAACGCTCAGAGCTTTGCTCGGGCGTTTTCTTTTTTGACACTTTGGGGCTGAAACGATAGGATAGAGGCAGATAAATTCTTGGAAAATCCCTATGAATACGGCGGAAATAACCATGGACAAGATTGTCTCGCTCGCAAAGCGACGCGGCTTTGTTTTTCCGGGGAGTGATATTTACGGGGGGCTTGCGAATTCGTGGGACTACGGTCCATACGGCGCGCAGCTCAAGAAGAACATCAAAGATCATTGGTGGAAGACCTTTGTCGAGAGTCGTGATGATATGGTTGGGCTCGATGCCGCTATTGTTATGAATCCAAAGGTATGGGAAGCGAGCGGGCATATTTCTGGTTTCAATGACTTCCTAGTTGAGTGCAAGGAATGCCATGAGCGACTACGACCGGATCAGCATCTCGATGCGGTGAATCAAAACGAATTCATGTTGTCATTCTCGGAAATGACATTCAAGAAAATGGAGATTGAGAAGCTCAAGAAAGAAGCGTCTCCAGATCAGGCAACAGTAGAGAAATACGAACATGATATTGAGAAGCTTGCCGAGAAGCTCTTTGGTGCTTTGCGAACCATTGCGTGTCCGCATTGTGGGAAGCGCGATTGGTCGCATCCGACACTCTTCAATCTCATGTTCAAGACTTTCATAGGTCCTGCCGAAGAGAGCGCCAACATTGCCTATCTTCGTCCGGAGACGGCGCAGGCGATGTTTGTGGATTTTCCACTGGTCGCCGGTGTGTCAAGAAAACGCTTGCCGTTTGGTATTGCTCAAATCGGAAAGGCATTTCGCAATGAAATAACGCCAGGGAATTTCATCTTTCGTACGCGGGAGTTTGAGCAAATGGAAATAGAATATTTTTTTGACTCCAAGAAACGAGAGTGGAATGACGTATTTGGTTATTGGCAGGGAGAGATGGAAGGATGGATGCAATCGGTTGGCATGGATATGGATCGAGTACACCCGACGGAGATAGCCGAGAATGAACGAGCACACTATTCGGCGCGTACGGTGGACTTCGAATTCGACTATCCCTTCGGACGAAAAGAGCTCTTCGGACTTGCCTGTCGGACGGACTATGACCTTTCGCGTCACGCGAAGTTCTCTGGTCGGGATATGACATGGCAGGATCCTGAGACGAAAGAAAAGATTACGCCATTTGTGATTGAGCCAACATTTGGACTTGATCGCGGGCTTCTCGCGATTCTTCTTTCCGCCTATGATGAGGAGATGCTGGAAGGCGGTGAGACACGCATCGTGCTTCGCTTGGCAAAATCGATTGCTCCAGTGAAGGTTGCCATATTCCCGCTCATGAAAAATAAACCCGAGCTTGTTGCGAAGGCGCGTGAGGTATTTGATATTCTCAAGAAAGATGTCGTCTGCGAATTTGATGACAACGGCAATGTTGGGAAGCGATATCGACGTCAGGACGAGATCGGGACGCCGTACTGCGTGACGATTGACTTTCAGACTCTTGATGATGGCACGGTGACGGTGCGCGACCGCGACACGATGAAACAAGAGCGACAGTCGCTCGCCGACCTCGGGAATTATTTGTGGGAACATCTTCGGTAAAGAATTTTTTGGGAGGAGGCGATTTTATTCTTGAATGTCTGTCGTTATGCACTACGAAAAAATTGTTTTGTCGAATGGATTGCGGGTAATTTTGGCGCCGATGAAAGAGGCGGAAACGGTGACGGTGCTTATCACGACGGCGACGGGGTCGCGATATGAAACGAAGAAAGAGGGTGGGCTTTCGCATTTCTTGGAGCACATGTTTTTCAAGGGGACGAAGAAACGCCCAACGGCTCTTTCGATTAGTGAAGAACTCGATGCGGTTGGCGGGGAATACAATGCCTTCACATCGAAGGATCGAACTGCTTACTATGCCAAAGTTGACAAGAAGCATGCTGAGATGGCGCTTGATATCGTGAGCGATATTTTCCTCAACTCGACGCTTCCGGCAGAGGAGATTGATCGCGAGCGGGGACCGATTTTGCAGGAGCTCAATATGTATGAGGACACGCCAGTGCGACATGTAGGTGATGTATTTGAAATGCTCCTCTACGGAGAGCATCCGCTTGGACGAGACATCATTGGGACGCGAGAGAATATCAAGAGCTTCAAACGCTCGGAATTTATCCGCTATCTCAATCGCGCCTATGTTGCCTCAAATGTCGTTGTTGGCATTGCGGGAAACTTCGATGCCGCTTGGGCAAAGAAGATAATCGAGCGGAGTTTTGCGGATATGCGAACAGGGAAGAATCCCGAGCGAAAGAAAATTACTGAGAAGCAGAAAGCTCCTGCTGTGCTCTTGCAGAGTAAGAAGACTGACCAGACGCACTTCATCCTCGGTGTGCGGACATTTGATTTCTTTCATGCGGATCGATATACGCTTGCGGTTCTTTCGACGATACTTGGTGGTGGCATGTCGAGTCGGCTCTTTATGGCGGTTCGCGAGCGGCGCGGTCTCGCCTATAGTGTGCACACGGGGACGGACGCATATCACGATGCGGGGTATCTCTCGACGCAATGCGGT
Proteins encoded:
- a CDS encoding glycine--tRNA ligase; this encodes MNTAEITMDKIVSLAKRRGFVFPGSDIYGGLANSWDYGPYGAQLKKNIKDHWWKTFVESRDDMVGLDAAIVMNPKVWEASGHISGFNDFLVECKECHERLRPDQHLDAVNQNEFMLSFSEMTFKKMEIEKLKKEASPDQATVEKYEHDIEKLAEKLFGALRTIACPHCGKRDWSHPTLFNLMFKTFIGPAEESANIAYLRPETAQAMFVDFPLVAGVSRKRLPFGIAQIGKAFRNEITPGNFIFRTREFEQMEIEYFFDSKKREWNDVFGYWQGEMEGWMQSVGMDMDRVHPTEIAENERAHYSARTVDFEFDYPFGRKELFGLACRTDYDLSRHAKFSGRDMTWQDPETKEKITPFVIEPTFGLDRGLLAILLSAYDEEMLEGGETRIVLRLAKSIAPVKVAIFPLMKNKPELVAKAREVFDILKKDVVCEFDDNGNVGKRYRRQDEIGTPYCVTIDFQTLDDGTVTVRDRDTMKQERQSLADLGNYLWEHLR
- a CDS encoding insulinase family protein gives rise to the protein MHYEKIVLSNGLRVILAPMKEAETVTVLITTATGSRYETKKEGGLSHFLEHMFFKGTKKRPTALSISEELDAVGGEYNAFTSKDRTAYYAKVDKKHAEMALDIVSDIFLNSTLPAEEIDRERGPILQELNMYEDTPVRHVGDVFEMLLYGEHPLGRDIIGTRENIKSFKRSEFIRYLNRAYVASNVVVGIAGNFDAAWAKKIIERSFADMRTGKNPERKKITEKQKAPAVLLQSKKTDQTHFILGVRTFDFFHADRYTLAVLSTILGGGMSSRLFMAVRERRGLAYSVHTGTDAYHDAGYLSTQCGVEHGNLEKTIAVILEEYKRIATEAVPEKELLKAKEHIKGSMAMHLESSDDIVGYLVDQEVLKGEIVLPENRYAKIDAVTSADVRRVAEMIFRSDRLNLAIIGPQKSAKKLEKMLTL